In candidate division WOR-3 bacterium, the DNA window TCGAACCCACGGTACCCTTACGAGTACACATGCTCTCCAGGCATGCCCGTTCGTCCACTCCGGCACCTCTCCACGGAACTGCGGGGTCGCGGGGTCAGGGGTTCCGGGGTTCAGGCCGAGCACCAGGGCCCTTGGACCCCAGGACCCTTGAACCCCTTTCTCTGCAGCTTAGCCGATGCTGCCCGACTGTCAAACCCTGAGGCTACGCCCAAACCCGTCGCTTGGCCCCGATGGCACGAATGACACGAAACGAATGGGTGCGGGATGCCACCTGTCCGTTTCACTCCGTTTTCGTGTCTTCGTGGCCATCAATCCCGGGTCCGGGGGCTACTTGATCAGTACCAGTGTTCCCGGCTTCACGGCGTCAACTATGGTCTTCAGCGGCATCGAGTCGAGCTCGATGTAACCGTGGTCGATCGCCTCTGCCGGCACATCCTCGCTGACCTTGCCGTGAATCACGATGTCTCCGCCGAGGAAGATCGCGCCTGCCCCGAAGGCGTCCTTGACGCAGCGCGCGGCCGAATCTGCCGGCGGCGTGACTCCCTCCAGCCGGTACAGCCAGTCCGGCCTGCACCAGGTTGACCGCACCTGCTTGTTGACCACTTCCAGCGTCGCCCTGGGCAGAGCCGCGTACTCATCTTGTTCCTCCCGGGTCTGGCGGAACCGGTATCTGGTCTCCAGCACCGTCTTGTCCTGGACCGCGAGGGTGAGTTTTCGCTCCGACCGGTTGATGACGAGGTAGGGCTCGCGTCTGGAGAGCGAGGCGATCCGGTAGTTCAGGAATTGGGTATCCTGCTCGAGCTTCACCTTGACCAGTTGCAGGCTGTCATGTCGACCGGCGACTGCCTTGGCCTCGGCGTCCGCCTCAGCGGCCGCGCGTATCAGCTCGCGCTTCCCCACCGCGTCCGCCAGGCGAACCAGGGCGATGCTGCCGACGATGGTCGCAACCACGGCGAGAAAACCGGTGCTTCTCATGCCCATCAGAATATGAACACCTTGGTGCCGACCTCCACCGAATCGTAGAGAACCTTGAGGTCTTCATACCCGACCCGGATGCAGCCGTGGGTAACGCTTCGTCCCAGCAGATGCTCCTGCGGGGTGCCGTGGATCATCACTCCGCCGCCCAGGTCGAGCAGGAATGCGCCGAGCACGCCCTTCTCTCTTCGCAACGGCGAGTTCCATGCCGGAATCGACTCGCCCGTCTCCAGGAAAGCCCAGTCCGGCTTCAGCCAGACCGGGTCCTTCTTCTTGCGGATGACGCTCATGATGCCGCGGGGAGTCTGGAACACCCACGTCCGGCTTCCGTGCCTCAGCGTGGTGTTCTTGCCGGTGGAGATGGCTGCCTCGAGCACGACTTTCTGCCCCCGCAGCAGTGACAGCCGGTTGCCGTTGGGATTGACGACGACGTACAACTCGCTGGTGAAGGCGGTCGCGAATTGCTCGGCCAGTTGCTTCACTGAGCTGTTGAGAGCCTCTATCTCCGGCCCCAGCTTGGGCAGTTCCAGCCGCATCACGACTGTCTCAGCCCGGGTCTTGTACATCCGGTAGGCCAGCCGGAAAATGTCCAGTCCGATGCTATCCTTGACCGGGAAATAGACCTCAGACCAGAGCATCACCAGCGCCGAAAGGAGGATGATGCCGATTGACTTGACCGGACTCACAAGGAAACGACAGATGCCGAACGCCGAGCGTAAAACCTAGGGCGTTCGGTTCGCGTCCGCTCCGGGTTGGGGATTCGTCGGTTGGCGGTCGGCGTTCGCGGTTTCACTGATGCCAGCGGGCATGCTTGCCGCGGACATCAACGTGGATGAACGCCCCGCGCGAGCGCGTACGGCTGTACCAGCCCACGCCGCCGACCAGTTCCGGATGCTTCCGCTCCAGCTCCTCGGCAAGGCCCGCCAGCAGCTTCGAGTCCTTCCGGTTCGACTGGCCGTCATGGTTCAGGTCGTCGAGGCAGCCGTCACCGTTGCCGTCAACGATGATGTCGGCCGCGCCGCCGTATATGTGGGCGCTGTTTCGCCCGTAACGTACGCGCCGGTTGAGCGCCGGCGGGCGGTAGCCGCTGAATACCGAGAACCGGTCGAAATTGAAGCCCCGGCTCTGCACCAGGTCGGTGAGCAGCTCCAGCTTGACGAGCAAATCCTCGCGCAGGACCGTGTACTTGGGGTAGCCGTCCATGGTCCGCGACACGAAATCCCGCAGCTTGTAGCGCGGCGACACCGGCGTGTCGATATTGTCGGGCGTGGTGACGATGAATCCCTTCGGCTTCCTGAAGTTCGGGAAATCGTCGATGGGCCTGGGGTACCTGCCGATCTTCACTCCCTTGAGATAGCCCCGCTGGTCGAGGCTGTCGTACGGAATCATCACGAAAGCGTTGATGCGCCGGACCGTGTTCCCCCCGGTGACCATCAGCGGGTAGAGCCCCGGCTCCTGCGGCGCTACCCAGCAGGTGGCATTCCCCATATCTACGAGTT includes these proteins:
- a CDS encoding L,D-transpeptidase; protein product: MSPVKSIGIILLSALVMLWSEVYFPVKDSIGLDIFRLAYRMYKTRAETVVMRLELPKLGPEIEALNSSVKQLAEQFATAFTSELYVVVNPNGNRLSLLRGQKVVLEAAISTGKNTTLRHGSRTWVFQTPRGIMSVIRKKKDPVWLKPDWAFLETGESIPAWNSPLRREKGVLGAFLLDLGGGVMIHGTPQEHLLGRSVTHGCIRVGYEDLKVLYDSVEVGTKVFIF